A stretch of Azospirillum brasilense DNA encodes these proteins:
- a CDS encoding phenylacetate--CoA ligase family protein: MSDTYDQLETRSPDRREAELFAALPAQIAHAKANAPYFTRLLADVDPAAVRDRAALAALPVTRKSDLIALQREVPPFGGMTTVAIGRLARVFASPGPIHDPEAHGTDPWRTARALYASGIRGGDLVQNCFAYHLTPAGSMFETGAHALGCAVIPAGVGNTEMQAQVAAHLKPRAYIGTPDFLKIILEKGDELGLELSSIAIGHLTGGPFLPDARAYYEGRGIAAYQSYGTADLGLVAYETPARAGLVVEEGVIVEIVRPGTGDPVPEGEVGEVVVTTFNQAYPLVRFATGDLSAVLPGESPCGRTNMRLKGWMGRADQTTKVKGMFVHPQQIAEVLRRHPQIGKARLVVGREDANDTMTLRCESPESGEALAASVRETLAAVTKLKGVVEFAAPGSLPNDGKVIEDARA, from the coding sequence GTGTCCGACACTTACGATCAACTCGAAACCCGCTCCCCCGACCGGCGCGAGGCGGAGCTGTTCGCGGCGCTGCCGGCGCAGATCGCCCACGCCAAGGCGAACGCGCCCTATTTCACCCGCCTGCTGGCCGATGTGGACCCCGCCGCCGTCCGCGACCGGGCCGCGCTCGCCGCGCTGCCGGTCACCCGCAAGTCGGACCTGATCGCGCTGCAAAGGGAGGTGCCACCCTTCGGCGGGATGACCACGGTCGCCATCGGGCGGCTGGCCCGCGTCTTCGCCTCGCCCGGTCCGATCCACGATCCGGAGGCCCACGGCACCGACCCCTGGCGCACCGCGCGGGCGCTCTACGCCTCGGGCATCCGCGGCGGCGACCTCGTGCAGAACTGCTTCGCCTACCACCTGACCCCCGCCGGCTCGATGTTCGAGACGGGCGCGCACGCGCTGGGCTGCGCGGTCATCCCCGCCGGCGTCGGCAACACCGAGATGCAGGCCCAGGTGGCCGCCCATCTGAAGCCGCGGGCCTACATCGGCACACCCGACTTCCTGAAGATCATCCTGGAGAAGGGCGACGAGCTGGGGCTGGAACTGTCCTCCATCGCGATCGGCCATCTGACCGGCGGCCCCTTCCTGCCGGACGCCCGCGCTTATTACGAGGGCCGCGGCATCGCCGCCTACCAGAGCTACGGCACCGCCGACCTCGGCCTCGTCGCCTACGAGACGCCGGCCCGCGCCGGGCTGGTGGTGGAGGAGGGCGTGATCGTGGAGATCGTCCGCCCCGGCACCGGCGATCCCGTTCCGGAGGGCGAGGTGGGGGAGGTCGTCGTCACCACCTTCAACCAGGCCTATCCGCTGGTCCGCTTCGCCACCGGTGACCTGTCCGCAGTGCTGCCCGGCGAGAGCCCCTGCGGGCGCACCAACATGCGGCTGAAGGGCTGGATGGGCCGCGCCGACCAGACCACCAAGGTCAAGGGCATGTTCGTCCATCCGCAGCAGATCGCCGAGGTGCTGCGCCGCCACCCGCAGATCGGCAAGGCCCGCCTCGTCGTCGGGCGGGAGGACGCCAACGACACCATGACCCTGCGCTGCGAGTCGCCCGAGTCCGGCGAGGCTTTGGCGGCGTCGGTGCGTGAAACTCTGGCCGCCGTCACCAAATTGAAGGGTGTCGTGGAGTTCGCGGCCCCCGGCAGCCTGCCCAACGACGGTAAGGTCATCGAAGACGCCCGCGCCTGA
- a CDS encoding ABC transporter ATP-binding protein, whose translation MNAATATAVAPAPVPGTAKAPLLSVNNIEVVYNDVILVLRGLSLEVPEGEIVALLGANGAGKSTTLKAISGLLKTEDGEVTRGDISFAGERINGIDPDKIVRRGIFQVMEGRRIIGDMTCQENLRLGAFTRRDGGVKDDIEMVYHYFPRLKERTGLAGYLSGGEQQMLAIGRAMMARPKLILMDEPSMGLSPLMVKEVFSIIRQINKDLGVTILLVEQNARMALQAATRGYIMENGKVVLDGTAEELRNNEDVKEFYLGGGNEERKSFKNLKSFKRRKRWI comes from the coding sequence ATGAACGCCGCCACCGCGACTGCGGTCGCCCCGGCTCCGGTTCCCGGCACGGCCAAGGCGCCGCTGCTGTCCGTCAACAACATCGAGGTCGTCTACAACGACGTCATCCTGGTGCTCCGCGGCCTCAGCCTGGAAGTGCCGGAGGGGGAGATCGTGGCCCTGCTGGGCGCCAACGGCGCCGGCAAATCGACGACGCTCAAAGCCATCTCCGGCCTGCTCAAGACCGAGGACGGCGAGGTCACGCGCGGCGACATCTCCTTCGCGGGCGAGCGCATCAACGGCATCGACCCCGACAAGATCGTCCGGCGCGGCATCTTCCAGGTGATGGAGGGCCGCCGCATCATCGGCGACATGACCTGCCAGGAGAATCTGCGCCTCGGCGCCTTCACCCGCCGCGACGGCGGCGTGAAGGACGACATTGAGATGGTCTATCACTATTTTCCCCGCCTGAAGGAACGCACCGGCCTTGCCGGCTACCTGTCGGGCGGCGAGCAGCAAATGCTGGCCATCGGGCGCGCGATGATGGCCCGGCCGAAGCTGATCCTGATGGACGAGCCGTCGATGGGCCTGTCGCCGCTGATGGTGAAGGAGGTCTTCAGCATCATCCGGCAGATCAACAAGGATCTGGGCGTCACCATCCTGCTGGTCGAGCAGAACGCCCGCATGGCGCTCCAGGCCGCGACGCGCGGCTACATCATGGAGAACGGCAAGGTCGTCCTCGACGGCACCGCCGAGGAGCTGCGCAACAACGAGGACGTGAAGGAGTTCTACCTCGGCGGCGGCAACGAAGAGCGCAAGAGCTTCAAGAATCTCAAGAGCTTCAAGCGCCGGAAGCGCTGGATTTGA
- a CDS encoding ABC transporter substrate-binding protein, giving the protein MTMKTVLLASAAVVLLGTAAANAQKIPVGHLADQSGATSDVGVPFGQGVADALAYINKNGGVGGTTMDVETVDYGYQAPRAISQYKKWSSGSGKVAAIQGWGTADTEALTGFVGKDEIPYYSGSYSGHLTDPTGNGPHGSKPAPYNFFYGPSYSDGLRAMLMWAAEDWKKKGGSGKPKYVHMGANHPYPNAPKEAGEQLAKELGFDVLPAVQFALTPGDYTAQCLTLKQAGANYAYLGNTAGSNISVLKACQTVGAQVQFMGNVWGMDENAAKAAGSAANGVIFPVRTAAIWGGDAPGMKIVKEISKVSDAAGTAYRPVHYVSGICSAFYMKEAMDWAKQNGGVTGPNIRKGMYQKKDWVPAGLEGVCVPSTWTETDHRGMDKVNLYRANVAGDTGGSVDELVKAGTIKLEKIATIDVPRKPEWLGW; this is encoded by the coding sequence ATGACCATGAAGACCGTCCTGCTGGCGTCCGCCGCCGTCGTCCTGCTCGGCACCGCGGCCGCCAACGCCCAGAAAATCCCGGTCGGCCATCTCGCCGACCAGTCCGGTGCTACGTCGGACGTGGGCGTGCCCTTCGGCCAGGGCGTCGCCGACGCGCTCGCCTACATCAACAAGAACGGCGGCGTCGGTGGCACGACGATGGACGTCGAGACGGTGGACTACGGCTATCAGGCGCCGCGCGCCATCAGCCAATACAAGAAGTGGTCGTCGGGCAGCGGCAAGGTCGCGGCCATCCAGGGCTGGGGCACCGCCGACACCGAGGCGCTGACCGGCTTCGTCGGCAAGGACGAGATTCCCTACTATTCCGGCTCCTACTCGGGCCACCTGACCGACCCGACCGGCAACGGCCCGCACGGCTCCAAGCCAGCCCCTTACAACTTCTTCTATGGCCCGTCCTACTCCGACGGCCTGCGCGCCATGCTGATGTGGGCGGCCGAGGACTGGAAGAAGAAGGGCGGCTCGGGCAAGCCCAAGTACGTCCACATGGGCGCCAACCACCCCTACCCGAACGCCCCGAAGGAAGCCGGTGAGCAACTCGCCAAGGAGTTGGGCTTCGATGTCCTTCCGGCGGTGCAGTTCGCCCTGACGCCGGGCGACTACACCGCCCAGTGCCTGACGCTGAAGCAGGCCGGCGCCAACTACGCCTATCTCGGCAACACGGCGGGCTCGAACATCTCCGTGCTGAAGGCCTGCCAGACGGTCGGCGCCCAGGTGCAGTTCATGGGCAACGTCTGGGGCATGGACGAGAACGCCGCCAAGGCCGCCGGCTCGGCCGCCAACGGCGTGATCTTCCCGGTCCGCACCGCGGCGATCTGGGGCGGCGACGCGCCGGGCATGAAGATCGTCAAGGAGATTTCCAAGGTTTCCGACGCCGCCGGCACCGCCTACCGTCCGGTGCACTATGTGTCGGGCATCTGCTCCGCCTTCTACATGAAGGAAGCCATGGACTGGGCGAAGCAGAACGGCGGCGTGACCGGTCCGAACATCCGCAAGGGCATGTACCAGAAGAAGGATTGGGTGCCGGCAGGCCTGGAGGGCGTCTGCGTGCCGTCGACTTGGACCGAGACCGATCACCGCGGCATGGACAAGGTCAACCTGTACCGCGCCAACGTGGCCGGCGATACCGGCGGCTCGGTGGACGAGCTGGTGAAGGCCGGCACGATCAAGCTGGAGAAGATCGCCACCATCGACGTCCCGCGCAAGCCGGAGTGGCTGGGCTGGTAA
- a CDS encoding branched-chain amino acid ABC transporter permease — protein sequence MANISLIPCGDFKTRYAADTTIFPTKTSRNFAILGVALLLLCPAFMDRYWLNLCIQIGYLGIAALGLNILVGFTGQISIGHAAFFGFGAFSSAWLSNSFGIPVALAIPLAGVMTTAVGMLFGIPAARLKGLYLAIATLAAQYILQDFFSRADWFTGGTAGTIAEPFTLFGYAFDTDESFFYVVLVYVVVMYILATNLMRSRDGRALVAVRDHYLSAEIMGINLTKYRTMSFGISSFYAGIGGALYAHYLQFVSVEGFTILFSIQFLGMIIIGGLGSIMGSLMGTAFMVLLPEVMQAITTALSGTAIDAALNLREAIAFLREMAIGLVIILFLVFEPDGLAHRWKQIKAYWKLYPFSH from the coding sequence ATGGCGAACATCAGTCTCATCCCCTGCGGCGACTTCAAGACCCGGTACGCCGCCGACACGACCATCTTCCCGACCAAGACCAGCCGCAACTTCGCGATCCTGGGCGTGGCGCTGCTTCTGCTCTGCCCGGCCTTCATGGACCGCTACTGGCTGAACCTGTGCATCCAGATCGGCTATCTGGGCATCGCGGCGCTGGGGCTGAACATCCTGGTCGGCTTCACCGGCCAGATCTCCATCGGGCACGCCGCCTTCTTCGGCTTCGGCGCCTTCTCGTCGGCGTGGCTGTCGAACAGCTTCGGCATCCCGGTGGCGCTCGCCATTCCGCTGGCCGGCGTGATGACCACCGCGGTCGGCATGCTGTTCGGCATCCCGGCGGCGCGGCTGAAGGGCCTGTACCTCGCCATCGCCACGCTGGCGGCGCAGTACATCCTCCAGGACTTCTTCTCGCGCGCCGACTGGTTCACCGGCGGCACCGCCGGGACGATCGCGGAGCCCTTCACCCTGTTCGGCTACGCCTTCGACACCGACGAGAGCTTCTTCTACGTCGTGCTGGTCTATGTGGTCGTCATGTACATCCTGGCGACCAACCTGATGCGGTCGCGCGACGGGCGGGCGCTGGTGGCGGTGCGTGACCATTATCTCTCCGCGGAGATCATGGGCATCAACCTGACCAAGTACCGCACGATGTCCTTCGGCATCTCGTCCTTCTACGCTGGCATCGGCGGCGCGCTCTACGCCCACTATCTGCAGTTCGTGTCGGTGGAGGGCTTCACGATCCTCTTCTCGATCCAGTTCCTCGGCATGATCATCATCGGGGGCCTGGGCTCGATCATGGGCTCGCTGATGGGCACCGCCTTCATGGTGCTGCTGCCCGAGGTGATGCAGGCCATCACCACGGCGCTGTCCGGCACCGCCATCGACGCCGCGCTGAACCTGAGGGAGGCCATCGCCTTCCTGCGCGAAATGGCCATCGGTTTGGTCATCATCCTGTTCCTGGTCTTCGAACCGGACGGGCTGGCCCACCGCTGGAAGCAGATCAAGGCCTACTGGAAGCTCTACCCGTTCTCGCACTAG
- a CDS encoding branched-chain amino acid ABC transporter permease, with protein MTLLFQLLVNGLIVGALYGVVAMSFVLIYKASRIVNFAQGEFLLIGAWTCWWLLTSWQLPFWIGFPITLAFMLVFGIVLQVVVLRPMIGEPIISVIMVTIGLSIFFQAMMKWMFGVFAKPFPTIFASPTVNILGLDVQTVYVMSLVISILIMAGFGWFFKYSRMGLAMRATAFDQQVAQSLGISVRHMFAMSWAISAMVSAVAGVTVGVVNGVSSALSFFGIKVFPAVILGGLDSVAGAVLGGLIVGVLENLAHYLDSQWLNWGNMYEIAPFYVLIVILMIKPYGLFGTKDIERV; from the coding sequence ATGACCTTGCTCTTCCAGCTTCTCGTCAACGGACTGATCGTCGGCGCGCTGTACGGCGTCGTGGCGATGTCCTTCGTGCTGATCTACAAGGCCAGCCGCATCGTGAACTTCGCCCAGGGCGAATTCCTGCTGATCGGCGCCTGGACCTGCTGGTGGCTGCTGACCTCCTGGCAGTTGCCCTTCTGGATCGGCTTTCCGATCACGCTGGCCTTCATGCTGGTCTTCGGCATCGTGCTTCAGGTCGTCGTGCTGAGGCCGATGATCGGGGAGCCGATCATCTCCGTCATCATGGTCACCATCGGCCTGTCGATCTTCTTCCAGGCGATGATGAAGTGGATGTTCGGCGTCTTCGCCAAGCCGTTCCCGACCATCTTCGCCAGCCCGACCGTGAACATCCTCGGGCTCGACGTGCAGACCGTCTATGTGATGAGCCTGGTCATCTCGATCCTGATCATGGCGGGCTTCGGCTGGTTCTTCAAATACTCGCGGATGGGTCTGGCGATGCGGGCGACCGCCTTCGACCAGCAGGTCGCGCAGTCGCTGGGCATCTCCGTCCGCCACATGTTCGCGATGAGCTGGGCCATCTCCGCCATGGTGTCGGCGGTGGCCGGCGTCACGGTCGGCGTCGTCAACGGCGTGTCCTCCGCGCTCTCTTTCTTCGGCATCAAGGTCTTCCCGGCGGTCATCCTCGGCGGGCTGGACAGCGTGGCCGGGGCGGTGCTGGGCGGCCTGATCGTCGGCGTGCTGGAGAATCTCGCGCACTACCTGGACAGCCAGTGGCTGAACTGGGGCAACATGTACGAGATCGCCCCCTTCTACGTCCTGATCGTCATCCTGATGATCAAGCCCTACGGCCTCTTCGGCACCAAGGACATCGAGCGCGTGTAA
- a CDS encoding long-chain fatty acid--CoA ligase, with the protein MSLPDIKTHDTLPKLLTLHAREHGGDVAMREKDFGIWREFTWADMHARVRAFTLGLIKLGVERGHVVALLGDNRPDWVMGEIAAHAMGAMSLGIYRDAMDEEVAYLITYADVHIIFAEDEEQVDKLLNLGERLPTLKHIIYSDPRGMRKYSDPRLMEAAELVKLGNALHAEKPNLYEELVGATRGDDVAVLCTTSGTTSNPKLAMLPAGRLIRHVASYLSVDPKGPTDEYVSVLPLSWIMEQIYAVGMGMVSRMRVNFVEEAETMMNDFREIGPSFVLFAPRLWEQIAADVRARMMDASPFKQKMYDYGMKLGLEALANGTRSAVADRILFAALRDRLGFTNLKSAATGGAALGPDTFKFFQALGVPLRQIYGQTETMGAYTVHRSNDVDFDTVGVPFDDGVKVKVIEPDQNGIGEIVVSHPNMFAGYYRNEASTTADLRDGWMHTGDAGFFDKKGHLVIIDRIKDIATTSNNDRFSPQYIENKLKFSPYVAEAVILGNKRPYLSAIICIRFPIVSKWAEKNRIAFTTYSDLASKPEVYELLRQEVERVNATLPEFQRITKFLLLYKELDADDGELTRTRKVRRGVIAEKYGEIIDSIYAGQPAIDVDTTITFQDGTKQRIRTVLKVVDLLPTPAKKPAQAAA; encoded by the coding sequence ATGTCTCTTCCGGATATCAAGACTCACGACACGCTGCCGAAGCTGCTGACCCTGCACGCCCGCGAGCATGGTGGCGACGTCGCCATGCGCGAGAAGGATTTCGGCATCTGGCGCGAGTTCACCTGGGCGGACATGCACGCCCGCGTGCGCGCCTTCACGCTCGGCCTCATCAAGCTCGGCGTGGAGCGCGGCCATGTGGTGGCCCTGCTCGGCGACAACCGGCCCGACTGGGTGATGGGGGAAATCGCCGCCCACGCCATGGGCGCCATGAGCCTGGGCATCTACCGCGACGCCATGGACGAGGAGGTCGCCTACCTCATCACCTACGCCGACGTTCACATCATCTTCGCGGAGGATGAGGAGCAGGTCGACAAGCTGCTGAACCTCGGTGAGCGCCTGCCGACGCTGAAGCACATCATCTATTCCGACCCCCGCGGCATGCGCAAATACAGCGACCCGCGCCTCATGGAGGCGGCGGAGCTGGTAAAGCTGGGCAACGCGCTGCACGCCGAGAAGCCGAACCTCTACGAGGAGCTGGTCGGCGCGACGCGCGGCGACGACGTGGCGGTGCTCTGCACCACCTCGGGCACCACCTCGAACCCGAAGCTGGCGATGCTGCCGGCCGGTCGGCTGATCCGCCACGTCGCCAGCTACCTGTCGGTGGACCCCAAGGGGCCGACCGACGAGTATGTGTCGGTGCTGCCGCTGTCCTGGATCATGGAGCAGATCTACGCCGTCGGCATGGGCATGGTGTCGCGGATGCGCGTGAACTTCGTCGAGGAAGCCGAGACGATGATGAACGACTTCCGCGAGATCGGGCCGAGCTTCGTGCTGTTCGCCCCCCGCCTGTGGGAGCAGATCGCCGCCGACGTGCGCGCCCGCATGATGGACGCCTCCCCCTTCAAGCAGAAGATGTACGATTACGGCATGAAGCTGGGGCTGGAGGCGCTCGCCAACGGAACCCGCTCCGCGGTCGCCGACCGCATTCTCTTCGCAGCGCTGCGAGACCGCCTGGGCTTCACCAACCTGAAGTCGGCGGCGACCGGCGGTGCGGCGCTCGGCCCCGACACCTTCAAGTTCTTCCAGGCGCTGGGCGTGCCGCTGCGCCAGATCTACGGCCAGACCGAGACGATGGGCGCCTACACGGTGCACCGTTCGAACGACGTGGATTTCGACACGGTGGGCGTCCCCTTCGACGACGGCGTCAAGGTCAAGGTGATCGAACCCGACCAGAACGGCATCGGCGAAATCGTCGTCAGCCACCCCAACATGTTCGCCGGCTACTACCGCAACGAGGCCTCGACCACGGCGGACCTGCGCGACGGCTGGATGCACACGGGCGACGCCGGCTTCTTCGACAAGAAGGGCCATCTGGTCATCATCGACCGCATCAAGGACATCGCCACCACCAGCAACAACGACCGCTTCAGCCCGCAATACATCGAGAACAAGCTGAAGTTCAGCCCCTATGTGGCCGAGGCGGTGATCCTGGGCAACAAGCGGCCCTACCTTTCGGCGATCATCTGCATCCGCTTCCCCATCGTGTCGAAGTGGGCCGAGAAGAACCGCATCGCCTTCACCACCTATTCCGATCTGGCGTCCAAGCCGGAGGTCTACGAGCTGCTGCGCCAGGAAGTGGAGCGGGTGAACGCGACGCTGCCGGAGTTTCAGCGAATCACCAAGTTCCTGCTGCTCTACAAGGAACTGGACGCCGACGACGGCGAGCTGACCCGCACCCGCAAGGTGCGGCGCGGCGTGATCGCCGAGAAGTACGGCGAGATCATTGACTCCATCTACGCGGGCCAGCCGGCCATCGACGTGGACACCACCATCACCTTCCAGGACGGCACCAAGCAACGCATCCGCACCGTGCTGAAGGTGGTCGACCTGCTGCCCACGCCGGCCAAGAAGCCGGCGCAGGCCGCGGCGTGA
- a CDS encoding ABC transporter ATP-binding protein codes for MSGAPVASPRGYAHPADATRAASPSDTIFEARGVSLRFGGVQALTDVGFSIRKGELFSIIGPNGAGKTSMVNCISGRYRPTDGKVYFKGQDITGMTPNHRASLGIGRTFQNLALFGHMTVLDNIMVGRHHLLKNNFFTGSLYWLTGARKEELAHRREVEEIIDFLEIQHVRKATAGTLSYGLRKRVELARAIALKPDLILLDEPMAGMNLEEKEDMARYIVDLNEEFGMTVVMIEHDMGVVMDISHRVIVLEFGKKIAEGTPEEVLADPRVKRAYLGEDDEEDEAVAPPPKQEVA; via the coding sequence ATGTCAGGCGCGCCCGTCGCATCGCCACGCGGTTACGCCCATCCGGCCGACGCCACCCGCGCGGCCTCCCCATCGGACACCATCTTCGAAGCTCGGGGCGTGTCCTTGCGCTTTGGCGGCGTGCAGGCGCTGACCGACGTCGGTTTCAGCATCCGCAAGGGGGAGCTGTTCTCCATCATCGGCCCGAACGGTGCGGGCAAGACCTCCATGGTCAACTGCATCTCCGGCCGCTACCGGCCCACCGACGGAAAGGTCTATTTCAAGGGCCAGGACATCACGGGCATGACGCCCAACCACCGCGCCTCGCTCGGCATCGGGCGCACCTTCCAGAATCTGGCGCTGTTCGGCCACATGACGGTGCTCGACAACATCATGGTCGGGCGGCACCACCTGCTGAAGAACAACTTCTTCACCGGCTCCCTCTACTGGCTGACCGGCGCCCGCAAGGAGGAGTTGGCCCACCGCCGCGAGGTCGAGGAGATCATCGACTTCCTGGAAATCCAGCATGTCCGCAAGGCCACCGCCGGCACGCTCTCCTATGGCCTGCGCAAGCGGGTCGAACTGGCCCGCGCCATCGCGCTGAAACCCGACCTGATCCTCCTGGACGAGCCCATGGCGGGCATGAACCTGGAGGAGAAGGAGGACATGGCCCGCTACATCGTCGATCTGAACGAGGAGTTCGGCATGACGGTGGTGATGATCGAGCACGACATGGGCGTCGTGATGGACATCTCCCACCGCGTGATCGTCCTGGAATTCGGCAAGAAGATCGCCGAGGGCACGCCCGAGGAGGTTCTGGCCGACCCGCGCGTCAAACGCGCCTATCTCGGCGAGGACGACGAGGAGGACGAGGCCGTGGCCCCGCCGCCCAAGCAGGAGGTCGCGTGA
- a CDS encoding AMP-binding protein produces MTRPDSDTETAPAGASGGTQSLERALALLRAVAAHGAEGARLADLMGDTALSKATAHRLLTALARERFIDQDPRSRRYHLGPELDSLGRIAAARHRSEGENDTLAPGPATVQPTAFLRPDYQGEAIPLADLLCDRHARADGARAALLHESVAGQTTELSFARLARDSARFAAVLRGLGVGRGDRVAVLLPKGAELLIAALAIWRLGGVYMPLFTTYSAAAVAYRLADSEARAIVTTGFLRRKIPRDNSRPVVMVEGDEAFGPGADAVPFWSALHESAPLPDIARYADRDAFALIYTSEAEPKPLGVSLPVMALAGIEQYMRIGLDLRDDDIYWNMADPGWAYGAYYGLVGPLLLGRTTIFCDGPYDVRQGYRMLTKFGVTNLTCAPSQIRAWHSADPEGGPHKLALRILSVVGEPLPPELIGWANRVVSVPLLDQYGQRETGIFMMNRYDPGHADRTADSSLGRPLPGFRVVILDPQGREAPVGGAGEIAIDVESSPLFWFDAYANDPGRTAARFRHGRRYYLTGDWAFLDGDGNIHFRGRASDAIVMQQAD; encoded by the coding sequence ATGACCCGGCCCGATTCCGACACCGAAACCGCCCCCGCCGGAGCGTCCGGCGGCACGCAAAGCCTGGAGCGCGCGCTGGCCCTGCTGCGTGCCGTCGCGGCCCACGGGGCGGAGGGCGCGCGTCTGGCCGACCTGATGGGGGACACCGCCCTGTCGAAGGCGACGGCGCACCGCCTGCTGACCGCGCTGGCGCGGGAACGTTTCATCGACCAGGACCCGCGCAGCCGCCGCTACCATCTGGGGCCGGAATTGGATTCGTTGGGCCGCATCGCCGCCGCACGCCACCGCTCCGAAGGCGAGAACGACACCCTGGCGCCCGGTCCGGCCACCGTTCAGCCCACCGCCTTCCTCCGCCCGGATTACCAGGGCGAGGCGATTCCGCTCGCCGATCTGCTGTGCGACCGTCACGCCCGCGCCGACGGCGCCCGCGCCGCCCTGCTGCACGAAAGCGTCGCCGGCCAGACGACCGAGCTGAGCTTCGCCCGGCTGGCCCGCGATTCGGCGCGCTTCGCCGCGGTGCTGCGCGGCCTCGGCGTCGGGCGCGGCGACCGGGTGGCGGTGCTGCTGCCCAAGGGGGCGGAGCTGCTGATCGCCGCGCTGGCGATCTGGCGGTTGGGCGGAGTCTACATGCCGCTCTTCACCACCTACTCCGCCGCCGCGGTTGCTTATCGGCTGGCCGACAGCGAGGCGCGGGCGATCGTCACCACCGGTTTCCTGCGCCGCAAGATCCCACGCGACAACAGCCGCCCCGTGGTGATGGTGGAGGGGGACGAGGCCTTTGGTCCCGGCGCCGACGCGGTGCCCTTCTGGTCCGCGCTTCATGAATCGGCCCCCTTGCCAGACATCGCCCGCTACGCCGATCGCGACGCCTTCGCGCTGATCTACACCTCCGAGGCGGAGCCGAAGCCGCTTGGCGTCTCGCTCCCCGTGATGGCGCTGGCCGGGATCGAGCAGTACATGCGGATCGGCCTCGACCTGCGCGACGACGACATCTATTGGAACATGGCCGATCCCGGCTGGGCCTACGGCGCCTATTACGGGCTGGTCGGGCCGCTGCTGCTCGGGCGCACGACGATCTTCTGTGACGGCCCCTACGACGTGCGGCAGGGCTACCGGATGCTGACCAAGTTCGGCGTCACCAACCTGACCTGCGCGCCGTCCCAGATCCGCGCCTGGCACAGCGCCGACCCGGAGGGCGGTCCGCACAAGCTGGCGCTGCGCATCCTGTCGGTGGTCGGCGAACCGTTGCCGCCGGAACTGATCGGCTGGGCGAACCGGGTGGTCAGCGTCCCTTTGCTCGACCAGTACGGGCAGCGCGAGACCGGCATCTTCATGATGAACCGCTACGACCCCGGCCACGCCGACCGCACCGCCGATTCCTCGCTGGGACGGCCCCTGCCGGGCTTCCGCGTGGTCATCCTCGACCCGCAGGGGCGCGAGGCGCCGGTCGGCGGCGCGGGCGAGATCGCCATCGACGTGGAGTCCTCGCCGCTCTTCTGGTTCGACGCCTACGCCAACGATCCGGGGCGCACCGCCGCCCGTTTCCGCCACGGCCGCCGCTACTACCTCACCGGCGACTGGGCGTTCCTGGACGGCGACGGCAACATCCATTTCCGCGGCCGGGCGTCAGACGCCATCGTCATGCAGCAGGCGGATTGA
- the mmsB gene encoding 3-hydroxyisobutyrate dehydrogenase, with the protein MATIAFIGLGNMGAPMMRNLLKAGHTVLAFDLSEAACTAARDAGATIATGPGAAAGEAEVVVTMLPAGKHVREVYTAPDGIIAKAKPGSLFIDSSTVDVDSARAVAAAAEAAGHAMVDAPVSGGVGGAEAATLTFMVGGSDTAFRRAEPILSAMGKAIVHTGGPGNGQAAKICNNMILGISMIGVSEAFALAEKLGLESQKLFDVASKSSGQCWSLTSYCPVPGPVPTSPANRDYQPGFAAALMLKDLKLAVEAGQSTGSPLPLGGEAAQMYALFCNAGFGGKDFSGIVNLLRGKV; encoded by the coding sequence ATGGCGACGATCGCCTTTATCGGGCTGGGCAACATGGGTGCGCCGATGATGCGCAACCTGCTGAAGGCCGGCCACACCGTCCTGGCCTTTGACCTGTCGGAAGCCGCCTGCACCGCCGCGCGCGACGCCGGCGCCACCATCGCCACCGGCCCCGGCGCCGCGGCGGGGGAGGCCGAGGTGGTCGTGACCATGCTGCCCGCCGGCAAGCATGTGCGCGAGGTCTACACGGCGCCGGACGGCATCATCGCCAAGGCCAAGCCGGGCAGCCTGTTCATCGACAGTTCCACCGTCGATGTGGACAGCGCCCGCGCCGTCGCCGCGGCGGCGGAGGCGGCGGGCCACGCCATGGTCGACGCGCCGGTGTCCGGCGGCGTCGGCGGCGCCGAGGCGGCGACTCTGACCTTCATGGTCGGCGGCAGCGACACCGCCTTCCGCCGCGCCGAGCCGATCCTGTCGGCGATGGGCAAGGCCATCGTGCACACCGGCGGACCGGGCAACGGCCAAGCGGCGAAGATCTGCAACAACATGATCCTCGGCATCTCGATGATCGGCGTGTCGGAAGCCTTCGCGCTCGCCGAGAAGCTGGGGCTGGAGTCGCAAAAGCTGTTCGACGTGGCATCGAAGTCGTCGGGCCAGTGCTGGTCGCTGACCAGCTATTGCCCGGTGCCCGGTCCGGTCCCGACCTCGCCGGCCAACCGCGACTATCAGCCGGGCTTCGCCGCCGCGCTGATGCTGAAGGACCTGAAGCTGGCGGTGGAGGCTGGGCAGAGCACCGGCAGCCCGCTGCCGCTCGGCGGCGAGGCGGCGCAGATGTACGCGCTGTTCTGCAACGCGGGCTTTGGGGGAAAGGACTTCTCCGGCATCGTCAATCTGCTGCGCGGGAAGGTGTGA